One genomic window of Entelurus aequoreus isolate RoL-2023_Sb linkage group LG07, RoL_Eaeq_v1.1, whole genome shotgun sequence includes the following:
- the LOC133653116 gene encoding uncharacterized protein LOC133653116 has translation MLFLFPLQKKAPPSRRVPARVMSTCQLDSSTGDNFLAPHHGEGCIHMPSPAHAFNMQRVTQVLTTLGHHSDNYKDALKIMQQYGKGCNTSDLQSEAENEELPEKRNRKPVHRLGDSDDSEEDPGNSDLTSLGLASQLHRQTPPSRRVPARVMSTCQLDSSTGDNFLAPHHGEGHIHMPSPAPALNMQRVTQGTAVPPRLPPPPSPAALNLWQTQEPGSSLA, from the exons atgttgtttttgtttccattacaaaaaaaag ctccaccgtctcgccgagtgccagcaagagtcatgagtacttgtcaactcgactcctcaactggagataactttctag cacctcaccatggggaaggatgtattcatatgccttcaccagcacatgcatttaacatgcagagagttacacaag ttcttaccaccttggggcaccattcag acaactacaaagacgcattaaaaataatgcaacaatatggaaagggctgcaacacctcagacctgcaatctgaggcagagaacgaggagctgccagaaaaaagaaacaggaagccagt gcatcgtctcggggactcagatgatagcgaagaagacccgggaaatagtgacctcacatctctggggttggcaagccaattgcacaggcaga ctccaccgtctcgccgagtgccagcaagagtcatgagtacttgtcaactcgactcctcaactggagataactttctag cacctcaccatggggaaggacacattcatatgccttcaccagcacctgcattaaacatgcagagagttacacaag gaacggcagtccctcctcgactccctccacccccctcaccagcagccctcaacttGTGGCAGACccaggagcctggatccagcctggcctaa